From one Lolium rigidum isolate FL_2022 chromosome 4, APGP_CSIRO_Lrig_0.1, whole genome shotgun sequence genomic stretch:
- the LOC124708849 gene encoding metalloendoproteinase 1-MMP-like, translating into MLPCRAAACLLLLLILSCAGPAAAARPAPAHGRHDGAGWHAFKRLQDARRGSHVTGLRELKRYLATFGYMPAGTAGAEHGGGEPTDAFDEHLEAAVKRYQSRLSLPVTGSLDAATLDQIMSPRCGVEDDHDHGVSVSPDHHGGAVVSRFTFFKGEPRWTQRSEPIVLSYAVSPTATVSYLSQDDVRAVFRRAFDRWALVIPVSFVETDDYDAADIKVGFHKGNHGDGVPFDGPLGVLGHAFSPKNGRLHLDASEQWALSFSDGTETSESIDLESVATHEIGHVLGLGHSTSPHAVMYPSIKPLQKKADLTVDDVEGVQQLYGSNPDFRLSSLYNEQDTSMAPERSSWVASSARLLVGAVSIILLTHL; encoded by the coding sequence ATGCTTCCATGTCGTGCGGCCGCGTGCCTGCTGCTCTTGCTGATCCTGTCCTGCGCCggccctgccgccgccgcgcggccgGCCCCGGCGCACGGCCGGCACGACGGCGCGGGGTGGCACGCGTTCAAGCGGCTGCAGGACGCGCGGCGGGGGAGCCACGTGACGGGGCTGCGCGAGCTGAAGCGGTACCTGGCCACGTTCGGGTACATGCCAGCCGGCACCGCCGgggcggagcacggcggcggggaGCCGACGGACGCCTTCGACGAGCACCTCGAGGCCGCCGTGAAGCGGTACCAGTCGCGGCTCAGCCTGCCCGTCACCGGCAGCCTCGACGCCGCCACGCTCGACCAGATCATGTCCCCGCGCTGCGGCGTCGaggacgaccacgaccacggcgtgTCCGTCTCCCCGGACCACCACGGCGGCGCCGTGGTCAGCCGGTTCACCTTCTTCAAGGGCGAGCCGAGGTGGACGCAGCGGTCGGAACCGATCGTGCTATCCTACGCCGTGTCGCCCACGGCCACCGTCAGCTACCTGTCGCAAGACGACGTGCGGGCCGTGTTCCGGCGAGCCTTCGACCGGTGGGCGCTGGTGATCCCAGTCTCCTTCGTCGAGACGGACGACTACGACGCGGCCGACATCAAGGTGGGGTTCCACAAGGGCAACCACGGCGACGGCGTGCCGTTCGACGGGCCGCTCGGCGTGCTCGGCCACGCCTTCTCCCCCAAGAACGGGCGGCTCCACCTCGACGCTTCGGAGCAGTGGGCTTTGAGCTTTAGCGATGGAACGGAAACGTCAGAATCCATCGACCTGGAGTCAGTCGCGAcgcatgagattggtcatgtcctTGGGCTTGGGCACTCAACGTCGCCGCACGCGGTCATGTACCCGAGCATCAAGCCGCTGCAGAAGAAGGCGGACCTCACCGTCGACGACGTCGAAGGCGTGCAGCAGCTCTATGGATCCAACCCGGACTTCAGGCTCAGCTCCCTCTACAACGAGCAAGACACCTCCATGGCACCGGAGAGGAGCAGTTGGGTCGCTTCCTCGGCTAGGCTACTAGTTGGTGCTGTCTCGATCATTCTTCTGACGCACTTGTAG
- the LOC124649341 gene encoding uncharacterized protein LOC124649341 translates to MSGVTQSEGSQPSAAPVKPASTSCRKKNSGSTSFVTELRDHFHEFVHASMDDHRTCLTNTVKKMFAMSKAVAERSNEAKEAGAESVLSLKTEVSH, encoded by the coding sequence ATGTCTGGCGTTACACAATCTGAAGGCTCCCAACCGTCTGCTGCTCCTGTAAAGCCTGCCTCGACTTCGTGCCGAAAAAAGAACTCTGGCAGCACCTCGTTTGTCACGGAACTGAGAGATCACTTCCACGAGTTCGTTCACGCCTCTATGGACGACCACAGGACATGTTTAACAAACACTGTCAAGAAAATGTTTGCAATGTCAAAGGCTGTCGCAGAGAGAAGCAACGAAGCAAAAGAAGCTGGAGCTGAAAGCGTTTTGTCACTTAAGACTGAAGTGTCACATTAG
- the LOC124706235 gene encoding 2-oxoglutarate-dependent dioxygenase 11-like codes for MAEAFDEIKVAFVCLEESVQAVAATIHDSGEVPERYIRPEIDADPVIADAGSYTLPTIDMSRLINPEFSQEELAKLGSACEHWGFFQLVNHGVDQVLSQQIKADVSEFFSLPLEEKSAVAIPPNGMQGFGHHFVFSKEQKLDWVDLLFLATRPVEERSLDFWPKKPCTFRETLHKYTTELANVTELLFRFMAEDLGVDHEALLGTFKGLPQSVRINYYPPCRQADKVLGLSPHTDGIGMTLLLHVNDVQGLQIRKDGEWFSVQALPGALVVNIGDVLEIITNGKYKSIEHQAVINPEKERITIAAFHSVHLPCTIGPLQELGDPRYKAIDGFEYTKGYFAAKLEGRRYLESLKL; via the exons ATGGCTGAAGCCTTTGATGAAATCAAGGTGGCGTTCGTCTGCCTTGAAGAGAGCGTGCAGGCCGTGGCAGCAACCATCCACGACTCCGGTGAGGTACCCGAAAGGTACATCAGGCCGGAGATCGATGCCGATCCCGTCATCGCCGACGCCGGGAGTTATACTCTGCCGACGATCGACATGTCAAGGCTGATCAACCCCGAGTTCTCCCAGGAGGAGCTGGCTAAGCTCGGATCCGCCTGTGAGCACTGGGGATTCTTCCAG CTTGTGAACCATGGAGTGGACCAAGTGCTGTCGCAACAGATCAAGGCCGACGTCTCGGAGTTCTTCAGCCTTCCTCTGGAGGAGAAGTCAGCCGTGGCGATACCGCCCAACGGTATGCAGGGCTTCGGccaccacttcgtcttctccaAGGAGCAGAAGCTCGACTGGGTTGACCTGCTGTTCCTCGCCACTAGGCCCGTCGAGGAACGGAGCCTGGATTTCTGGCCTAAGAAGCCCTGTACCTTCAG GGAGACGCTTCACAAGTACACAACGGAGCTGGCAAATGTAACTGAGCTACTGTTCAGGTTCATGGCAGAGGACCTGGGAGTTGACCATGAGGCACTCCTGGGCACCTTCAAGGGGCTGCCCCAGTCCGTGAGAATCAACTACTACCCTCCCTGCCGTCAAGCCGACAAGGTGCTAGGCCTATCACCTCACACGGACGGTATCGGCATGACATTGCTCCTCCATGTAAATGATGTGCAAGGACTGCAGATCAGGAAGGATGGGGAATGGTTCTCCGTGCAGGCCCTGCCTGGAGCTCTCGTCGTCAACATCGGCGACGTTCTCGAG ATAATCACCAATGGGAAGTACAAGAGCATCGAGCACCAGGCGGTGATAAACCCTGAAAAGGAAAGGATCACGATTGCAGCGTTCCACAGCGTGCACCTTCCCTGCACAATCGGCCCGCTTCAGGAGCTAGGCGATCCACGATACAAGGCGATAGACGGTTTTGAGTACACAAAGGGATACTTCGCTGCAAAGCTGGAAGGGAGGAGGTACCTGGAGAGCTTGAAGCTATAG